From a region of the Rhipicephalus microplus isolate Deutch F79 chromosome X, USDA_Rmic, whole genome shotgun sequence genome:
- the LOC142775170 gene encoding uncharacterized protein LOC142775170 isoform X2, translating to MWRGSMHGSLIWKDCDLLGSFEGTKLPNGWLQGRSISIRQDTGINNNVPAVTRGSVLHGHVQCIKNRAQKTNKYKGTASDCSPAQSLQQKKEHIVVSGAAAA from the exons atgtggcgtggaagcatgcatggcagcctcatctggaaggactgcgatctgcttgggagcttcgagggcacaaaactgcctaacggctggctgcaag gacgcagcatatccatccggcaagacactggtatcaacaataatg ttccagcagtaacaaggggttcggtgctccatggtcatgtacagtgtatcaagaacagagcacagaagaccaacaagtataaagggactgccagtgactgttctcctgctcaaagtttacaacagaagaaagagcacattgtggtgtcaggagcagctgctgcttaa
- the LOC142775170 gene encoding uncharacterized protein LOC142775170 isoform X1, with product MWRGSMHGSLIWKDCDLLGSFEGTKLPNGWLQAYFSSRAMQLAHMQSKSWSAPLVFCAGRSISIRQDTGINNNVPAVTRGSVLHGHVQCIKNRAQKTNKYKGTASDCSPAQSLQQKKEHIVVSGAAAA from the exons atgtggcgtggaagcatgcatggcagcctcatctggaaggactgcgatctgcttgggagcttcgagggcacaaaactgcctaacggctggctgcaag cctatttcagcagcagagcgatgcagctagcacacatgcaatccaagtcatggagcgctcctttggtgttctgtgcaggacgcagcatatccatccggcaagacactggtatcaacaataatg ttccagcagtaacaaggggttcggtgctccatggtcatgtacagtgtatcaagaacagagcacagaagaccaacaagtataaagggactgccagtgactgttctcctgctcaaagtttacaacagaagaaagagcacattgtggtgtcaggagcagctgctgcttaa